One window from the genome of Rhinolophus ferrumequinum isolate MPI-CBG mRhiFer1 chromosome 10, mRhiFer1_v1.p, whole genome shotgun sequence encodes:
- the BBS10 gene encoding Bardet-Biedl syndrome 10 protein, with amino-acid sequence MAAAGSVKAALQVAEVLETIVSCCVGPEGRQVLCTKPTGEVLLSRDGGRLLEALHLEHPLARMMVACVSSHLRKTGDGAKTFIIFLCHLLRGLNAVTHKEKDSFVSKNIQTHGRHWKNCCQWKFISQALLTFQTQILDYVMDQHLSRHFLSIFSSSTKERTLCRSSLELLLEAYFCGRVGRNNHNFISQLMCDFFFKCMPCESEFEEVFELVDDCFVELNVGVTGLPVSDSRIIAGLVLHRDFSVYCPADGDIRIVLVTETIQPLFSTSGTEFILNSEAQFQTSQFWIMERTKAIMKHLQSQNIKLLLSSVKQPDLVVYYAGLNSISVVECLSSDEISLIQRITGLSPFMLPQASSQCEISNTALVKFCEPLILRSKRYVHLGLISTCPFIPHCLVLCGPVQGLVKQHEDALHGAFKMLRQLFKDLDLNYMTQVSDQNFISSPIYKNTTESSQLPEIVNGSIQRPYQGTIVKNKDELEKIQIYVKVYSNLVVPSVELETHGPCSTPKVTPTDTHQTDETLRCLSPKKTRVIDDHDPFIESNSTNSTRENSRIEISYENLQATKIAGNGDMLPVRYKSLEMGPSQNYCFSSIPAGCVLPVGGNFEILLHYYLLIYAKKCQQSEAAMVGMIIANALLGIPKILYKSKKGIHSFPQIYIRALHSLQTNQPMVSSQTGLESVSGKYQLLTSVLQCLTKILTIDLVINIKRQPQETYDLDSEEEL; translated from the exons ATGGCTGCTGCCGGGTCTGTGAAGGCGGCGTTACAGGTCGCGGAGGTGCTGGAAACCatcgtgagctgctgtgtggggcccGAGGGTCGTCAAGTTCTGTGTACGAAGCCCACCGGTGAGGTGCTGCTCAGCCGGGATGGAGGCCGCCTCCTGGAGGCGCTACACTTAGAGCATCCCTTAGCCAG GATGATGGTGGCCTGTGTTTCCAGTCATCTAAGAAAAACAGGAGATGGTGCTAAGacatttattatctttctttgcCATTTGCTCAGAGGACTTAATGCTGTCACCCACAAAGAAAAAGATTCTTTCGTTTCCAAAAATATTCAAACCCATGGAAGACATTGGAAAAATTGTTGTCAGTGGAAATTTATTTCCCAAGCTCTTCTAACATTTCAGACACAAATATTAGACTATGTTATGGACCAACACTTAAGTAGACACTTTTTGTCCATCTTTTCTTCATCCACTAAAGAGAGAACATTGTGCAGGAGCTCTTTAGAGTTGCTGTTAGAGGCATACTTTTGTGGAAGAGTGGGAAGAAATAATCACAACTTTATTTCACAATTGATGTGTGACTTCTTTTTCAAGTGTATGCCTTGTGAAAGTGAGTTTGAAGAAGTATTTGAATTAGTGGATGACTGTTTTGTAGAGTTGAATGTTGGTGTAACTGGCCTTCCTGTTTCAGATTCCAGGATCATTGCCGGGCTTGTGCTTCACAGAGACTTTTCTGTATACTGTCCAGCAGATGGTGACATAAGAATAGTGCTAGTAACAGAAACTATTCAGCCTCTCTTTTCAACTTCTGGGACAGAGTTTATTCTAAATTCAGAGGCACAGTTTCAGACATCTCAGTTTTGGATTATGGAAAGGACAAAAGCAATAATGAAACATTTACAGAGTCAGAATATAAAATTGCTGCTATCTAGTGTGAAACAACCAGACTTAGTTGTTTATTATGCAGGACTGAATAGCATATCAGTGGTAGAGTGTTTATCATCCGATGAAATTTCTCTTATTCAGAGGATCACTGGTCTTTCTCCCTTTATGCTACCACAGGCCTCTTCACAGTGTGAAATCTCGAACACTGCTTTGGTGAAATTTTGTGAGCCCCTTATCCTTAGATCTAAAAGGTATGTTCATCTTGGCTTGATTAGCACATGTCCGTTTATACCACACTGTTTAGTTCTTTGTGGACCAGTGCAGGGTCTTGTTAAACAACATGAGGATGCTTTACATGGAGCATTTAAAATGCTCCGGCAGTTATTTAAAGACCTTGATCTAAATTATATGACACAAGTTAGTGACCAAAATTTTATATCTAGTCCTATTTACAAGAATACAACAGAAAGTAGTCAGTTACCAGAAATTGTTAATGGCTCAATACAAAGGCCATATCAGGGCACTATTGTAAAGAACAAAGATGAActggaaaaaattcaaatatatgtaaaagtatatTCCAATTTGGTAGTTCCAAGTGTAGAATTAGAAACACATGGTCCGTGTTCAACACCAAAAGTGACACCAACAGATACACACCAGACAGATGAAACACTGAGATGTTTATCTCCAAAGAAAACCAGGGTAATTGATGACCATGATCCATTTATTGAGAGTAATTCTACTAATTCAACAAGAGAAAACTCTAGAATAgaaatttcttatgaaaatttaCAGGCCACAAAAATTGCTGGAAACGGGGATATGTTACCAGTGAGATATAAGTCACTGGAGATGGGTCCTTCCCAGAATTACTGTTTCTCATCTATACCAGCAGGTTGTGTTTTGCCAGTGGGTGGTAATTTTGAGATTTTGTTACATTACTATCTTCTCATCTATGCCAAAAAATGCCAGCAGTCAGAAGCAGCCATGGTTGGTATGATAATAGCTAATGCACTTTTAGGCATTCCTAAAATCCTGTATAAGTCAAAGAAAGGAATTCACAGCtttccacaaatatatataaGAGCTCTTCATTCACTGCAAACCAATCAACCCATGGTAAGTAGTCAGACAGGTTTGGAATCAGTATCTGGTAAGTACCAGTTACTGACTTCAGTTCTTCAGTGTTTGACAAAAATTTTAACCATTGATTTGGTAATCAATATTAAGAGACAACCTCAGGAAACTTATGATCTAGATTCAGAAGAGGAACTATAA